In the genome of Desulfovibrio desulfuricans, one region contains:
- a CDS encoding amino acid ABC transporter ATP-binding protein, whose product MEETITPAIKISDVRKRYGQHEVLQGIDMEVMPREVVCLIGPSGSGKSTLLRCVNFLEVYDEGEILVEGALMGYEMQYNGTRRRAGEARIRDSRRDLGMVFQHFNLWPHMTAMENVTEALISVAGKPRATAEKKGMECLERVGLAEKAHSYPAKLSGGQQQRVAIARALAMEPRIMLFDEPTSALDPELVGDVLQVMRSLAGDGMTMLIVTHEMGFAAEVADRVVFMEDGSVVEQGPPDKLFHSPESPRLAAFLKSWTHRNGQVA is encoded by the coding sequence ATGGAAGAAACAATCACCCCGGCCATCAAGATCAGCGATGTGCGTAAGCGGTATGGGCAACATGAGGTGCTTCAGGGCATAGATATGGAAGTGATGCCCAGAGAGGTCGTCTGTCTTATAGGCCCCTCGGGTTCAGGCAAGAGCACCCTGCTGCGCTGCGTAAATTTTCTGGAAGTCTACGACGAGGGCGAAATTTTGGTTGAAGGCGCGCTGATGGGCTACGAGATGCAATACAACGGCACCCGCCGCCGGGCTGGCGAGGCGCGCATCCGCGACAGCAGGCGTGATCTGGGCATGGTTTTTCAGCATTTCAACCTGTGGCCGCACATGACGGCAATGGAAAACGTCACCGAGGCGCTCATTTCCGTTGCGGGCAAGCCCCGCGCGACGGCGGAAAAAAAGGGCATGGAATGCCTTGAACGCGTGGGCCTTGCGGAAAAGGCGCACAGTTACCCGGCCAAGCTCTCCGGCGGGCAGCAGCAGCGGGTAGCCATTGCCCGTGCCCTCGCCATGGAGCCGCGCATCATGCTGTTTGACGAGCCGACATCAGCCCTTGACCCCGAGCTGGTGGGCGATGTGCTGCAGGTTATGCGCAGCCTTGCTGGCGACGGCATGACCATGCTCATCGTGACCCACGAGATGGGCTTTGCCGCCGAGGTGGCCGACCGGGTCGTGTTTATGGAAGACGGGTCTGTGGTTGAGCAGGGGCCGCCCGACAAACTTTTTCATTC